GGCGGGCGGGCGGGCGCCGTCGGGGACGGACTGCGTACCCGTGGCTGACCCCTCGCCCGCTCCTGCCAGTGGTTCGGCCCCAGACGGACCGTCGCCTCCGAGGATGGCATCCAAGGAGGCTGGCGGGCTCGGTCGTTCGATGGCGCTAAGATGTTCGGCCCGGTCGGGCCGGGGCGGAAATGGCAGCCACGTCGCGCGGCGTACCGTCGCGGAAGCCACCCATTCGGCTGCTCTCAACGGGCGATGCGGGTCGAACGCGAGTACGTCGCCACCGGGCAAAAAGATGAGGCCCTGGTCGCGAGTGAGACCGACCATTTCGTCGGGCAGAAGGGCGGGGCTGAGGTCGGCGTCGGCCGGGACGAACAGGTCGCCGGCCAGACGGCGCAGTCGGACGGCCCCGGGCATGGGACGAGCCGCACTATCGCGCGGGACGACGACATACCCCGCGTTGACCGGGTATACCGTCGGGGCGACTGTCTGGCCCCACCCGGCCACCGCCGCCGCGAGCGGGCCGGCATCGGCCGCGAAAAGTAGGTAGGCGTCAGCCGGAGCCGGGGAACTGCGGCGCGTCAGACGGTAGGTAACACGCACGGTCATTCTCCGGCGTCTGTGAGAGCGCGAGCGAACGTCTGAGCCGCGTCGGGTGTTGGTGGTCCGCCGATCAGTGCGGGATCACCCCAAAACGTGCCGCCCGGGAGCCAGGCGGCTGTCTTGTCACGTCGCACGATAAACGTGGCCTTCAGCGCACCGGCGGACCCGAACAGTAGTACCTGTCCGAGTCTGTCTACGCACGCCGTCCAACGGCCGGCAGACGCCCCTTTACCGGGTGGAAACCGGGATTGGTCATACGTCGTTGTGGAGGCATTGGCGATCACGCTTTTCGATTTCAACCGCTCGGCGTGGCTCCAAAGGAAGTAAATCAACTGCCCGTGGTCGACACGATACAAATGGGCAAATGAGCCGATGCGGATCGTCAGCAGGAAAGGGCTGGCTTCCAGTGCGACTTCCAGGTCGAGGTGCAGGCGGGCGTGCGCCGCGACGACGCGGAGCGCGCCGGTGGCCACCTCTGTCACGCCTACCTCGTTCCGCTCTCGAAACCTCAATTGGACGAGTCGTCGTCCGTCGGGAGACAGTGTATGTGGCACCTGGCGGGGCTTGTGCGCGTATTCATTCGCGACTTCCCCGTTCGGGCCGCGGAACAGGAACAGGCTCCGCTTGCCGGCCCGGGTCACGGTCAGTGCCAGTGTGTGGGCCGCCAGCAGCGCGCTTTCGATCACGACGCCGGCCAATAACGGTTTGCCGTCGATCGTATTCGACGGCCCGAACGGTTTCCACGGCGGGTCAGCCCTGTCGAGGTGAATTGTGTTGCCTACCAGACGAGCCACCGGGCCGGAATGCCCTGCTTTTGGTCGCGACCATTCCGTTTCAATCGGGAGATCGAACGGAGGAGAACCGTTCGACTTCGCCCGATCCCAGGCCAGTCTGGCCCGGCTTACCAGGACCGGGTCGTCTACCTCCGGCGCTCGTCCGAGCGTTTCGAGATCGACCGCACAACCCGAAATCAAATCAGCGTCGTCTTTTTTCGAGCGCAGCACCACACAATTCAAGTCAGGGTACGCCGACCACCGGATCAGGTCAGGATACGCCGACCACCAGACGCCGGTCGTTACCGGATCGAAAACATGGAGGCGAAGCTGCCGCGTCGCTTTGTCATAGTGGGCGGCTACATACTTCATGCCGACGGATGCCCCGCCGGCGCCGGCGGGTTCCCCGTCATCATCACCGCCTGGAAACGATGCCGGGGCAGTCAAGACTGCGGGAAAGGATGACATTTTTGCGTTAGTAACAGTGTAAGATCGCGAAGACACGGGCATTCGCCCGCAGATCACTACTCCGTCGTGAACGCCGAGGATGGCGTCGACCGTTTTCAGGACGACTCCGTCGCGGAACGCCCGCGGCAAGATCTCCACCGGCGAGCCGTCGGGGGCGATACCGTGCGGAACGCCGTCTCGCCCGACGGCCACAACCCACTCGCCGTCCGCGTCGAACCCGAACTTTTCCGGCGCGCCGACCAAACCCGGGCGGAACGGAAACGGGATCGGTTCCACGTCCCCCGTCCAGGTCGAATGTGGCAAGGCGGGCGCCGCGGTCCGCTCGGCCACGGCTGCCTCGGCTGCCGCCAAATCGACGCGAAACTTGCGGATCGAGCGCACGCCGGCGTCTACCCATTCGCCCAACTCGGCCTGCCCGCGTGCGTCGACGGACAGGGTCAACAGGCGGTCGGCTGGTCGCTTCGACACAGCCGCTGCAATGACATCGGGCTGAGTCAAATTGCGAGGGTGCGTGAGTAGAATCACGTCGCGGGGTTCTGCCTCGTCGTCAAACCCCCAGAGGGCGCGGTCCAGAACGCTCGCTGGGTGGGGTGTCAGATCGCTCGCCTCCAACAATTCCGCCAGCGACACCGCGTCGGTCGGGATCGTGCCGTTCGGGTCGACCGTCGAGCTAACGAACAACCGGGCTACCCCGAACCGCTTCTCGTCCTTTCCCAACAACAACACGGCCGCGGCTGTTAACGCGAGTCGGACGCCGCCCCACGTCCGTACCCCCTGGTCGAGAACAATGATTCGGTGGGGCTTCTGAGCCGAATGCGGTTCTTCGCGCTTGAAGTAGAGCAATTCGTGCTCCGCGAACCGGCGGACGAAATCGTCCGGATCGAGAGCGAACTGACTGGGCAAGAGTCGGTCCGGATCGCCCCGCGTCGTGACGTCGGCGTATCCACCTTGCGGCACCGCGGCTGCCGTGCGGCGGGGCGGCAACGTCAGGGCGGCGTCGAGGGCTGCGGTGAGACAAGCCGCCCCGACCAGACGCGGTCGTCGGCGGGCCAGGGTGAGGAGTTCGGTGACGCGATCCGGAAGGGATTCGAGTGGCCGGGCGATTTCCTTCCCGTCCAACGGCGCGCAGCCGAATTTGAACCAATGCACTAACGTGGTCGCGTCAAACTTGCGGAGGCGGAGCGCGACCACACTCAGGTAGTCTGCCCAGGCGATCGGTGGCATTAACTCCGGGTCATGGATTTCGGCACGGCCGGTCCGTCGTCTTCGCGCCAGGGCCAGGGTCACCTCATCAATGGCCGGACAAGCGGGTACGCCGGGCAGAGTCCCGCAAAGTTCCGCGATCAGTAATCCGGTGTTCCGACTGAGAGAAACGGCACGTTCCTTGGCAGCGGTCGTATACGCCCGGGAGAGGCGGACGAGCCCTTCCAACGTGGCCGGTAGTTCACTCGGATCGGATTTCATGATGTCGAACAACATCATCACGAACGCGAACGGGGGCACCGGCGGACGGGAAAATACGCCGTTCAGAATCAGGACGATTTCTTCGGCCACGGCCAACGTCATTCCGTTCCGCGATTCGACGGCATCGCCCCCGGCCGACCACCGCAGTGTGTCGCCGAATTCTTGAGGGATCGTCAGGTAAGCGTCGGCTCTCTGGTGGGGGTTCACGGGTGGTCCGTCATGTGTTCGTGTTCCCGAGAAGCCAGGCGCACGCCGGCCCGGCTCAGTGGGGCGAACGCCGCCCGCGGAATGACTTCGACACCTTCCTCATCGAGAAAGACCAGTTCGTCAGAGGAGGTTCCTATGGCATCTCTCAGGAGATTCGACGGAAGATCCGGGTCGGGCCGGAAGCCAACGGGGCTATAGATTTCCGTACCCCAATACCGAATCGCATGGTTGATGGAAGGGAGTCTGCTTCCGAGTAAGACGGCACGCGACCCCGACCGAGTTCCTTGAACCGCCGTCAGTTCGGCGGTTGTGGCCGTGTCAACCCACCTCATGAGGTCCATGATCCGGCAAGCCAGTGCCGTCGCTTGTTTCGGTCCACCTCCCCGAACGATCCGTAAAAGGACAGGCGGGGTCGACTGGGCCGCCGGGATGACGGGCACGATTCGTTCGAGGTGAACGAGATTCGCGACCGGGACGCCTTCTTCGGCCGGCGGTCCGGCGCTTGTCGGGAGGCGGTTCCCGAAGCGATACCATTGCCCGCCCCGTTGGGTGAAAAACTCTACGCTCGGAGCAGGCAACAGGCACCGCACCACGTCGGCGCGGCCGGCTGGCCACACGACCCAGGCCGCATCGCTATCGACGATAATCCTCACATCTGGACGATCCCTGACGGCCGCCAGGCTCGTCAGACGGCTGACCGGCAGACGCGCTGCCGAAACGGCCTCCCACGGGTCGTCGGCCGCGCTCATCCGAGTTTCTCCGTCAGGGTGGCGGCCCGGGTTGTGAGGTGAGCCCGGGCCGCGGAATCTCCGACCCATGCGGCCCGGTCAGCCACACTTTGAACGCGCTCGCGCAACCGGGCCAGGTCGACGAGCTTCAATCCGGGCGTGAGTTCTTCGCCAATTTGTTCCAACTCCCGGGCCAGTTCTTCCGGGTCGACCTGCTCCGGGAGGGCGGCCCGGGGGTGTGGGGCGTCGGCCGGCCCGGCATCGAGTATACCCGCCACGAGAGCCGCCAGCGGACCGATCTGCTCCGCGCGATCCCAGACGTACCGGAGTACCCAGAGGTCAGAAATGTTTGCCGCCGTCCGCCCGCACATCACCGCCGACGCCGCGACCAGTTTCAACACCTTGACCGCCCGGCGATCGGAAAGAGCCACCCCCATATCGCGGACCTTTGTGATTACGTCCGTATACACGTCAAGGACTCCGTCCAATTGAACGGCTTTCGTTTGCCGGCCGAGTTCGCGGAGGTCTTCGGCGGTTGGCGCGTCGGCAGACAGAACGTCCACAGTACCGTCCCGTTCGATCGCCCACCCGGCCGTGAGTAGGGCGGGCAGTTGAGGGCGGGGCAGGGGATCGACCCGGCACCGTAGCAGAAATCGGTCGTAGAGTGCCAGCAGCGCGTCGTCTTCCGGCAGATGGTTGGACGCGGCAAAGACACTCATCAGGGGCAATTCGTGTGTTTCCGCACCGCGGCGGTAGACGCGCTCATTCAGGACTGTGAGGAGGTTGTTGAGGATCGCGCTGTTGGCGTTAAACAGTTCGTCGAGAAAAGCGAACTCTGCCTCCGGCAACATGCCGGTCGTGACCGTTGCAACCACACCCTCGCGGAGTCGTACCAGATCGACGGGTCCGAAGATTTCGTTCGGCTCGGAAAACCGGGTGAGTAGGTATTCGAAGTAATGACACCGAACCGCTACTGCGAACCGCCGGACGAGCAGCGACTTGGCTGTACCGGGTGGGCCGAACAGAAAGAGGTGTTCGCCGGCTACGACCGCGAGGGCGATCAGGTCGACGACCTCGTCGCGACCGACGAAGAGTGCTTTGAGCGGGTCGATCACCCGGCGGCGGAGCCGACCGGCGGGGCTGTCAGACAACGGAATTCTCCTTCAACGACACCGGTACAGGCTTTCCAAGTTCGTGGAAAACGCGATCGACCCATTCCCGCGCCGGCCCGGTGGCCGGCACCCACGTCGGTCGCCCCGTGCGGGCCAGGCGTTCGGCGTACAGTTGCTGTAGCCCCGGGTGGCCGCCGAACTCCAGTGGGGTGGTCGGCCCGTCGTCCAGGTCGGCCAACACGTCCGAGAGGGGCCAGCGGCGTAAAAGGCTGGTCAGTTCGAGAGTCAACGGGTGACCGGGATCTCTCGACCGGGCTCGGCGGTAAACGGCCGGCAGGAACCGGAAGCAAACGTCAGCGGAGAGATGGTCAGCGGGCGATTGAGGTTCGCTGCCACTCGCTAACGGCACGCCTGTTTTGTCCTCAAAAGTCACCATCCACCAACAGGCGCGGGCGAGTTTGACCGCGGCCTCAAGTGCCGACTCCGGGTCAAACGCGATCACCGGCCCGGCAACGTCCAAAGCCTGCTGCTCGAACGCGGCCCGAAGCAACTCGATGACGAACGGTCTGGATCGGGGTGAAAGAACGGGCGGCGAGACTTGAACGGATTCTCCGTCGGTCAGCGCTCTCGTTAACCAATCGCAGAATGGATCTGAATGCGTCACGTTTGCAAGCACCGGGGGCGGACGGTAATGTTGACACCTTTAAATTGTATCGGGCAAACTGATACCAGACAGACACATCGGCTTCGGTCGAGGTTCGGCGGAATGTCAATTGTTTCACTATAGCAGGAGCAGGACTACATAACCCCAGGTTATCGCCGGCTCAGATCCGGATGTCTTGTACCACGTCAAAGACGGCACAGCTTTTGCCAGGTCGGATCCGCCCGCTTCAAAAATATTACGCGACTGCAATGGCCGCCTCGAAAAAGAGAAGAAGATGGTCAAAAGCGAACGCACATTTCTGTGGAGTAAGACGTATTGCGCTTCGGTTACGCAAGGGTGGGCAGCGAATTGCTCAAGCCGGGTGAGTGATCGGCTTTGTTTTGACCATGCGAGTCAATTTGTTGTGCCCCAAACTTCGGCGATTGCAGTCCGAGGGGCGTTGTATGAGCGTCGTTGACAATTCGCTCGTCGAGCAACCGACCGCGGGCACTGCCGAGCGCCATCTTTGGGGGCGGCTCATTGCCGTCGCGGCTTTTGCCCTCGGAGCCGTATTGCTGGTGTCATACGAGGCCAAGCAGGACGTCGCCATTCACGGCGACGCCTGGGAATACTGGTATCAAGCGGAATCGTTGTGGCGGCACGCTTCGCCGGAGTTGCAGCCGGCCGATTATCAGGCGGTCAACGACGAGGCCCGGCGACTCGGCCTGAATCCGGCCCCGACTGTGCCCTACGCGTATGCGACCGCACCCGACGGGCGGATGTACGGCGTTCACTTCTGGACTTACGCCTTGTCGGCCGCGGCGGTCCGACCGTATCTGCTTTGGTCCGGTGCGAGTGAATTCAGCGCGCTGCGCCTGGTCAACACGGTATGGCTCCTGTTGGCTATCGGGGTCACGCTGTTCGCTTCGTCGGCTCCGATCGGGGAGCGACTGGCACTCGTCGGGTTGGCCGCGATCGGGCCGGCCGTCACGTATCTGAGTTGGACAGGCGCGGAAGAATTTAGCTGGGCGTTGGGGTTGATGGCGGTGGTCGCCTACCGCGACCGCCGGGAGGGGTGGGCCGGGGTCGCCGCCGGACTGGCCGCGACACAGAACCCGACGGCGGCGTTCATCGGGGCCGCGGCGGTCGTGGCGGCGGCGTGGGATCGGCGGTGGCGGGCTGCCGCCGCGGCGGCACTCGGGACCGCCGTTTCGCTGATCCCGATGGCATTCTTCCAGTACCACTTTGGGAAGCCGAATCTCATCGCCGCCGAATTCGCCAGCGCGGACAACTTGTCGTGGGTCCGCACCTGGGGGTTTTTCGCGGATCTGAACCAGGGACTATTTCCTTACGTCCCCTTGTTGGCGGTCGGGACCGTGGTCGGGGCAGGTCGATTGGTGGTTAAACAGGACGCCCGCGGGCTCATCCTCGTTGGGGGGACCGCCGCCATGGCTCTCGCGACCCAGGTCCAACACAATTGGAACTCGGACTGCTTCGGGCTCCAACGATACCTTCTGTGGATGATCCCGGCCGCGGCGGCCATCACGGTCGGGGGGTTGGCCGGAACCCGCTGGCTCGGTCCCTTCGCGGGCGCGGCCGTCCTCGTCCACGCCACCATTTTCTGCTTGTTTAATCTGTACGAAGTGACTGCGTCGGGCTACCTCCGACACACGCCGGTCGCCGGGTGGGTTCTGGAGTATTACCCACGCGCGTATTGGATCGACCCCGAGGTGTTCGTCGAGCGAGAACTCGAACGTGACGACTGGCCACATACGCCCACGGATTTTCCGGTCGCCCACGTCCGTCCGGACGGAACGGTCAGCAAACTCTTACTGGACGCCCGGAGTGTCGATCGACTGACTGAGCGGTTCGAGGTCGACCCCGACTACGTTGTGTCGTTGCGGGTGACGGCTGCCCGCGAGCCCGGATTATTTTACTCCCACCCGCCGCCCGCTGCCGTTCGCGTCAAGCCCGCCGATCGCGTTCGTTGAGACGCTAGCGTTGGGCTGCGACGGCCGCGTCCGTTCGCTTGCGCCAGGCGCGCATGGCCTCGAACGTTACCGGGGAAGCGGTCGCCGGGGCGAATTTCGACGGGTCCGGGTCGATATACAAGGCCCTATGCTTGGTCGTGTCGAACGCCGGGTTTGGTGACATGGTTTGTGCCCCGAGTCCGGTCCGCCAAGTCGCAAGCTTTGCCCGCAAAGTCTTCACGCGGTCTGGGTACTTGGCAGCCAAGTCGGTCGTTTCGCCCGGGTCAGTCGTGAGGTCGAATAGCTCTGCCGAGTCGTCCTCAGCCCATTCGATGAGCTTCCAATTCCCATCCCGGATCGCGCTGCCGGGCCGCCCGCCCTGATTGGTATAGTGGGGTTGGTGCCAATACAGTGACCGGGGCACCGGCACTTCACCCCCCGTCAATTGTCCGCCGAAACTAACTCCGTCGAGGCCCGCGGGAACTTTTCGGCCAGCGATCTCCAACAGGGTTGGTAGCCAGTCCGCCGTCTGGACAGGGGTGCTAATCACCATCCCTGGTTTCACCGTCCCGGGCCAACGGACGATGAGCGGAACCCGCAGGCCGCCTTCGTAAAGAAAGCCTTTGCCGGCCCTCAATCGACCGTTGTGCGTGACCCGTTCGTGCTTCAGCTCGGGGACGTGGAGTCCGCCGTTGTCACTGGTGAAGATCACGATCGTTCGGTCCGCCACCCCGAGGTTATCCAGAGTCTGCAGGAGTTGGCCGACCGACGCATCGAGCGACTCGACGACGGCGGCGTAGGTCGGCTCGAACGCGGCCGCGTTCGTCTTCACCCGGTCCGGACGGGCGGTGTACGGAATGTGCGGGGCGTTGTGAGCCAGGTAGACGAAGAAAGGCCGGTCTTTGTTCTTTTCAGCGAACGCGCCGGCTGCCGCGGTCAACCCGAACTCGCCTTTCCCGCCCTCGTCAACACTCGGCGTCGTATTCGCCTGGCCGGGATAAAACTCGTCAAACCCGTGGTCGGTCGGCAGGTGCCCCTTGCCACCGAGGTGCCATTTGCCGAAGCATCCGGTCGCGTAGCCAGCTTCTTTCAGCAATCCCGGAAGGGTTGCCGTGTTGGCCGGGAGGTGGGTCGCGATGGTCGGGTGAAGGAGTTTCTGGGAGGGGGCGTCGCCTCGGCCGGGGAGAAACGTCGTCAGGTGCAGGCGGGCCGGGGAGAGCCCGGTCATCAGGGCTGCTCGGGTCGGCGAGCAAATGCTCGCGGCGGCGTAAGCAGCAGTGAAACGCGCTCCGGCCGCGGCCAACTTGTCCAGATTCGGCGTCCGGTGGTCGGTCCGCCCGTCGCACGCGAGATCGAAGGCTCCGAGGTCGTCGGCCAGTATCAACACGATATTCGGTTGTTTGGGCGGAGCGGCAGTCGCAGTCGACGCGAGGAACAAGAACGCGACCAAGGAGAGGGGCAAGTGGCGCATGATGTATTTCAAGGCCACTGGATTTGGTGGCCTGTTTCCCAAAAAACCAGAGCCGTCCCTGCTATCGCAGGGACGCACGATGGGCGAAGCTGACTAAACCTGACCGGTGAAACTCGTCACATCAAACTCGACAAACTGCTAGCCCAGCTTTGCCAATGGGCCGTAGCCGACGACGGTTGCCGCGTCGATCGGGTACTTGTCGAGGTAGCTGCGGATCGCTGCGAGGTCCACGGCGTCGAACCGGGCCATTTCCTGATCGACGTCTGAGTATTCGTCGCAATAGATCCACGACGCCGCGATCGACCGCAACCGGCCCATCGGTCGCTCGGCCCCGCGGACGATGCGCGACGCGACCTTGTTTTTCGCCTGCGTGAGTTCTTCCGCGGTGATCCCGTCCCGCTGTACGTCGGCCAGGATTCGTTGAACGATCGCCAGGTTTTCCGCGCCTTGTTCCGGGTCGCACGAAAATGAAGTGGCGGTCATCCCGCACCCCTGGCTGGTGTCGGTTCCGCACCCGGCCGACTCGACCAACCCCGGGTCGACGAGTTCCCAGTAAAGCCGGCTTCCCGTATCGTCGCCGACGGCCATGGTCAACACGGACGCGGCGTAGCGGAGGGGCGATTCGGCGGGCGGCCCGGACGACAGGACCAACACGTTCTGTTGAGTCGTGTTCTCCTTGGCAATCGCGTGAACGCCGCCGGCTCCTACTGTTTCACGCAGGTGGTCGCGCCCGACCGTGCCCGTCGGCCAGTGTCCACAGGCGCCATCGATCAGTTTCACAAATGCGGGCCAGTCGAAATTCCCGGCCGCCGTGACGACGATGTTCGGCGCGACGTACCGGCGGTCGTAATAGGCCTTCATTTGGTCCCGCGTGAGCGCGGACACACTCTCCATCGACCCGAGGATGGTGTTGCCCAGCGGGTGGTCGGCGAAGTAAATCCGCTTGGCGTGGTCCCAGGCCATTGAGCCCGGCGCGTCTTCGTACATCTTGATTTCTTCGAGAATCACCTGCTTTTCGGTGTCGAAGTCTTCGGTCCGCAGGCTCGGCCGGAGGATGTCGGCGAGGATGTCGACCACTGCGGGCAGGAACTCGGGGAGGACGGCCGCGTAGTAGACCGTGTTCTCCTCGCTGGTGTATGCGTTGTAGTTCGCCCCGATCCGGTCGAAGTCGAGGTTCACGTCGAGCGCCGACCGGCGGGGTGTGCCCTTGAACAACATGTGTTCGAGGAAGTGGGAGACCCCGGCCACGTCCGCCGACTCGTCGCGTGACCCGGTCTTAACGAAGAACCCGACGGCCGCCGACCGGGCGGACGGGATCGTCTCGCCGATGATTTGGAGGCCGTTCAGAAGTCGGTGCGTATGAAAGGGCATTGTGGTCCCGAAAGATAGCTACAGAGATTTCTAATCTGTACGAATGAAACGACTTTGTCCGGAGACACACTCCAAGTGGGGCGTGCGGGGGACGTGAGTCTCCTGATTCTGGGAAGTAACGAACTTTGTAAG
This is a stretch of genomic DNA from Fimbriiglobus ruber. It encodes these proteins:
- a CDS encoding AAA family ATPase → MSDSPAGRLRRRVIDPLKALFVGRDEVVDLIALAVVAGEHLFLFGPPGTAKSLLVRRFAVAVRCHYFEYLLTRFSEPNEIFGPVDLVRLREGVVATVTTGMLPEAEFAFLDELFNANSAILNNLLTVLNERVYRRGAETHELPLMSVFAASNHLPEDDALLALYDRFLLRCRVDPLPRPQLPALLTAGWAIERDGTVDVLSADAPTAEDLRELGRQTKAVQLDGVLDVYTDVITKVRDMGVALSDRRAVKVLKLVAASAVMCGRTAANISDLWVLRYVWDRAEQIGPLAALVAGILDAGPADAPHPRAALPEQVDPEELARELEQIGEELTPGLKLVDLARLRERVQSVADRAAWVGDSAARAHLTTRAATLTEKLG
- a CDS encoding M16 family metallopeptidase encodes the protein MPFHTHRLLNGLQIIGETIPSARSAAVGFFVKTGSRDESADVAGVSHFLEHMLFKGTPRRSALDVNLDFDRIGANYNAYTSEENTVYYAAVLPEFLPAVVDILADILRPSLRTEDFDTEKQVILEEIKMYEDAPGSMAWDHAKRIYFADHPLGNTILGSMESVSALTRDQMKAYYDRRYVAPNIVVTAAGNFDWPAFVKLIDGACGHWPTGTVGRDHLRETVGAGGVHAIAKENTTQQNVLVLSSGPPAESPLRYAASVLTMAVGDDTGSRLYWELVDPGLVESAGCGTDTSQGCGMTATSFSCDPEQGAENLAIVQRILADVQRDGITAEELTQAKNKVASRIVRGAERPMGRLRSIAASWIYCDEYSDVDQEMARFDAVDLAAIRSYLDKYPIDAATVVGYGPLAKLG
- a CDS encoding sulfatase, producing MRHLPLSLVAFLFLASTATAAPPKQPNIVLILADDLGAFDLACDGRTDHRTPNLDKLAAAGARFTAAYAAASICSPTRAALMTGLSPARLHLTTFLPGRGDAPSQKLLHPTIATHLPANTATLPGLLKEAGYATGCFGKWHLGGKGHLPTDHGFDEFYPGQANTTPSVDEGGKGEFGLTAAAGAFAEKNKDRPFFVYLAHNAPHIPYTARPDRVKTNAAAFEPTYAAVVESLDASVGQLLQTLDNLGVADRTIVIFTSDNGGLHVPELKHERVTHNGRLRAGKGFLYEGGLRVPLIVRWPGTVKPGMVISTPVQTADWLPTLLEIAGRKVPAGLDGVSFGGQLTGGEVPVPRSLYWHQPHYTNQGGRPGSAIRDGNWKLIEWAEDDSAELFDLTTDPGETTDLAAKYPDRVKTLRAKLATWRTGLGAQTMSPNPAFDTTKHRALYIDPDPSKFAPATASPVTFEAMRAWRKRTDAAVAAQR